Genomic window (Capricornis sumatraensis isolate serow.1 chromosome 1, serow.2, whole genome shotgun sequence):
attagatcctgAAGGTGGGGGACCCCTGGCCTACAGGACAGCTGACCACCCAGTTTTTTCAGCAAGTCACTGGCAGGGAGAACCATGATAGTGCGAGGGTAACagacaggaaggccaggggtctccaaacggaggaaacaggctgcaagtgtcagacagttgaaggcaatggcaccccaccccagtactcttgcctggaaaatcccatggacggaggagcctggtgggctgcagtccatggggttgctaagagtcggacacgactgagcgacttcactttcacttttcactttcatgccttggagaaggaaatggcaacccactccagtgttcttgcctggagaaacccagggacaggggagcctggtgggctgccgtctatggggtcgcacagagtcggacacaattgacttagcagcagcagtaagcggCAGGAGCAAACAGACAAGTGTTAGATTCttcccccttctctatacaaatttaaaaagaggtttctcttaaaattctctgCCACCATGAAGACACCAggctccacctgaacttaactttttctcttggaaatgtttgtcttatgcTATGTTAATGAgctatgtatttatttaccttagattctgtcttcaagttggttctgcctAAGACTCAGAACCGACTTGACAAACAAGAATGTTTTACTCATGCGAgtgttctcttaagctatgttactGAGACGGTTTTTggttggaaacctgcctttcttcaagattcatgtcaatcattttacgGCTTGGGACAACTCACGTTGTGCCAATGTTccctcaaaatgcatgttgtgggtgggGGGCCTGGCGCCAgtctctgagttttaagacatctcctttctctaattaacagCTTGCTGATAGGTATATAACATACCACTTAAAGGCTagcagggggcactctttctgcccccttctgatgtctatgtcagaagcgtTCTCTATCTCTTGTATActttaataaagctttattacacaaaagttctgagcgatcaagcctcatcactggcctcGGATTGAGTTCTTCTTccccggaggccaagaatcccggtgtctttCGTGGTTCGGCAACCACCTATTGAAAAATAGAGTAAAGGTACTCAAGAATCACCACTACCAAGTGCAAGTGGGCCTGGTGAGGACCCTGATTCAAACAGGCCAACTGCAAAAACATATTTCagctataatgggaaagaaagtgaagtcactcagtcgtgtccaactctttgcaatgccgtggattatagcctaccaggctcctccgtccatgggattttcccaggcaagagtactggggtgtgttgccatttccttctccagggaatcttcccgacctagggatccacccggggtctccagcattataggcagatgcttttaccgtctgagccaccagggtagtgaCTGTGTTATAATGGGGGACAGTTATAATTTTCCAGAACTGTGACCTGTGCCTTTGATGATAATGAAGAATTACCACTGACTTTAAGTAAGTTTGGTAATGTAAGAAAGCTTGTGTATTTTTTGGAGGCATTCCACAGTGAAGTGTGAATGAAGAAGGAACTcgtagggcctggactccatcttaggcctgttcatgctgatcatgctcggccacctttccagtggactctgaactctgtgttcagTGCCTATGAACACAACagcagaaggataagaccccctccagacaggggaaccttgaagatcggatctaggttactcatcgcccaagagaaaacatacactaatcaccccttcctccagacaggccataaatttttctgtatctgtcaGAGTGTAACCcctggtttattgattattggctaactgtttgactgtttgagcacatgagcacatagtaCGTGAATAATGGACTtactgggattgtattttccttggtctatgtaagtctcaaggaatttggagtggtgggttcagacacgtgcacatggggtataaaagattttcacaaatgctggtcgaggtccctggctaagaggagactctgccttgggcccgcccatgtaataaactgcactccactatctgcaccgtccttctgagtgagtttgtttcccggaacgcgtggctacaacatgTAGAATGGAATGACGTGGTGTTGGGGATTTACTTCAAGattctttaggggaaaaaaagctagGTGAAGCAAATGTGATAAAGTCTTGAAAATGCTGGAATCTGGGTTAGGGTTACATGAGGATCCATAATATCAATACAATCCTCCCTACTTCTGTTTTGAATTGTTCAATAGAGAAATATTTCAATGGTTATCAGGATGGTGTGATGACATGAAAAATAGTTAATGGATGgcataataataaatgaaagacTCTACATCTAAAATGATTGGTTCAGTgagatttatacattttatatgaaatttgCCAGGAATAGGGAAGAATGAATTGTGATAGGTGATTGTGGGTAGACCTTGAGATCGGGATTATTCTTTTCCTACTATATTTCTTTCAATACTGCTCAAATTATTTTACCATAAATTAAAATTAGAGGGGAAATGCGTCAGGATGTGCCTGCTATGGGAGGAGCTGGGCTGCGCGTATACACCTATAAAGGGAGGCAATGGAGGGGAATACAAAGCAGGATGGATTCCGGCAGAGGAATGCTTTTATTCCCATCTAacagttgctgttgtttagtagctaagtcgtgtctaactctgcaaccccacggactgtactcCACccgacccctctgtccatgggatttcccaggcaggagtcctggagtgggcttgccatttccctctccaggggaccttctcaccccagggaccgaaccccttgtctcctgcatctcctgcattggcgggtggattctttactactgaaagtgaaagtgaagtcgctcagtcgtgtccgcatctttgcgatcctgtggactgtagcccaccaggctcctctgtccataggattctccaggcaagagtactggagtgggttaccatttccttctccttgggatcttcccgacccagggatggaacccaggtctcccgcattgcaggcgctttaccgtctgagccaccagggaagccccttttactactgaagccctctctaatagttgttgttcagctgctaagtcatgtccgcctccttggactgcagcatgccaggctcctctgtacctcACTATCacttggagtttgctgaaactcatgtccatttgacggaggaaacagacagaacaggctccaccttgaaagcaggactccatcttgggctggactgtggactttgagctatacgcccagtatctatggaaacgacaagCCAATGGAAAACCAGATGCCCCCGGATGAAGGAGCCTCTGgactcatacctagactctctgtcACCTAAAAGAGTATAgtaattatctctgtaacagaacaaagtcGTAAATCCCATTATGCTTCTGGGGTAtcaccacaggcctattgataaaagTCCACTGTTTAACTATCTAGGCTTATGacacatgaatcatgggttaactttgatcgtGTCTCACTTTTActttgtccagactagtttcaggaaatttggggaggtgggtttgagcacgtacacttagggtatataaggttttacaaaaactggtcggggtcctgggctaagaggagactctgccttgggctcgctggtgtaataaactggattccactatctgcactgtccttctgagcaagtttgtttcccggaacgcgtggctacaacactttgagtcgatgatgccatcctactatttcatcctctggtgcccacttctcctcctgaccccggttctttcccagcatcatgatcttATAGCAAACACATTCAGATGAAATGTCAAGATTCCCTAGGGGCTCAGCCCAGGAAGCGTCTCTGGTTCCTCCTCCCACCCATGTTTGTCCTCAACCACGCCCAGGACGTTGGTCTGGGAGGAGCCTCAGGCCCTGGGTCTCTCTCCCTGATTCTTACCAGAATTTTCCAGGACTCGTATCTTTTGTAAAATCCAAACACGTAAGACAACAGGAGCATCAGGGAGATGAGGAAAGAGGTGAGCGAGACGTACATCACCCATCCTTGAAGCAGCGGGCTTGCTACCTGCGTGGCTGCCACCAGGATCCAGACCCAGACCCCAGATATCTGTAAGAGACAAGCACGGAAGAAGGCGCGTTATTGGCTGGTGCTGAGTGTGATGCTCTTTGCGTATTTCccacctctgccctcctctgGCTTTGGCTAAGCTctcttcaggggcttcccttgtggctcaggtggtaaagaatctgcctgcaatttgggagacccgggttcgacccctggatcaggatgatcccttggagaagggaatggctacccactccagtattcttgcctggagaatcccatggacagaggagctggtgggccacagtccacaggatcactaagagtggaacatgactgagtggctaacactggCACTTTCATTTTTGGTCTTCTCCAGTTTGTGCAAAGGTGATACAGTGTGCTGAGGTATGGACATCTTTTTATTAAATACGcttgtattcattttatattcaatCTGATGATCCCTTTGTCTTGGTCTTGAGAGCCTGATTCTGCAGTTTGTGGCTTCTATCAGTGTTCATTCCTGTTCACCTTTTCCCTCCTATATTTGTTGAAGGTTGATTGTGATCATAACTGTAGGCTTAGCTCAGTTCTAAATGATTCTCTTAGAGACTTTCTGTATAAAGGGCTCCACTTACTTCTGTCTAGCTCGGATGAAAGATACACAGCTTTCAGGTCCTTCCTGGGACTAGCAGCTCTCATCTTACAAATAAATGACACATAGACacagatatgggcttcccaggtggctcagatggtaaagaatctgcccgtcatgcaggaaacctggatcaggaagattccctagaaaagggaataACTGacgactccagcattcttgcctgggaaatctcatggacagaggagcctggcaggctacagtccgtgggttgcaaaagagtggggCTTGACTGGGCGACTAACGCTCTCACTTTCAGACATAAGCAAGTCACCCCGTCCCTGACGGGGTCCCACTGCCATTGTCCTGGAGGCAGAAGCACTTCTGAATTTATGGAGAATTCGCAGGCTCTTCCAAAGCGAAAGGCAACAGGAGGAGACGCCAGAAGAGACCAGGGAGTGGGCCACAGGGCAGAGCTTCCCGGCCTCGTGCAGGGCTGGGAACATCCCCGGAAGCCTGGCTGCCTCTGAGCGCACACTGCCCCAGGCCTCAGAAACAACCTCCAGGTGAACTGTGGAAGCCCTAGGCTGGGCCCGGGACTGCCCACGAGCGAGCTGGGGCTGCCTCGTTCCGAGCAGGGAGAGCACAGGAGCAAGAGCCGCTGCCCTCCTGAGCCGGGCTCCTGCGTGTCGGCTACAGTGGCCAGGTggctgatgctgggggaggggccaGAGCGTGGCTTGCGGGTGCCTGCCAAGCGCCCTCCCCACCAAGCCTTGAGAAACGCCTGAAGATGCTGGCCCACTGCCAGCACCCAAACAATGCTGGCTGCTAGCGGCAATGGCATTCAGGACTTAGTGACTGTGGAACCTATCAAACTTTACGCTCACAGGAGACCTCTGAGGGCAGAGAATGGTCTGTGCCATTCACCGATGTATTCCCGGTGTCCAGCGCAGGGCCTGGAGAAAAGCAGGCAGGGAGGGTGTCAAAGAGCATTCCTTGGAATGACTCAGTGATaaacccaggggcttccctgctggtaaAGAGTGCGCCTGAggcgggaggcccaggttcagtccccgcGTGGGAAGACCCCCCGGAGAAAGAGATGGAAGCCCGCTCCGgtattcccgcctggagaatttcacagacaacggaagcctagtggactacagtccatggggttgcaaagagtcggacataacttagcaactaaacccccATGATGATAACCCCACCAGCACTACCTCTCGTTCACGAGGGGCTTCAGAGTCTATAACGTGCATTCACAGAGGTGCATTcacccctggtggtccagtggttaggaacccAACTGCatattcaggggacatgggttccgtccctggtccaggaaggcccCACCCACACGTCTGAGTACCGCGACTACTGAGCCCCATCTTTAGAGCTCGCACTCCGCAACAAGTGTAGCCCCCCATTTGTTGAAACTAGAggaagccctcacacagcaatgaagacccagcaccaaAAAAATTTATCATTAATAAAATGCATTCACTCAGATGGCCTCATTTCATCTGTACAGGAATTCAAACTCCCAGGGGCTTCCTACAGAGAGCTGCCTCTTACTGCCAGCTTCCCTGCCTCAGCCCTACCGGCCCATCAGTGCTGGCAAGGGTCTCCCCACCCCGGCTCCTGCCCTCAGAGGCCGCCTTGGGCAGACACTACCACACGCACACCATCTATGTGTCCGCATTTCATTCTCGCAGCGTGTGAGACGCTGCCCTCCTGGgagcatctggagaaggaaatggaaggaggGACTGAGGTCTGAGACCGCGTGGGACATAGAGTGGGGTACGGGTAGGGCTCTCCTCCTCACCAGATTCCATGCCCCAAGGGGGGGCCCCTGAGCATTTGGGAGAATCTACTCAAATTGCCCCTTCTTCTTGGCATAAAGGTTGCACAATCAGCTTTACGCAAAGGaatgttatttactttttatttccacACCCTCTATCTTCTGAACATTAGAAGGGAACCAAGGCCAAGGCCAAACTCCTGGTGAATTTAAAACCAGTGGAGTTTGCTATCCTGTTTCTGTCTCAAGCAGCCTCGGTTGGATTCATTACAGGGAAAACAATTTTGAATATttgtcttgactttttttttctaaattcatatTTAGCTTTCCAAATTGGCTTGGCAACCTAAATCATTCTCTCCTTTTAACCCTCATTTTTTGTTATCTCAAGAGTTGGAGATATTTTTAGATGTTGGGGGCTGGCCTTCAACGTGGAAGAAGATTGTATTAAAGGCAGATATTTCAAGCAAGTGTATTTCAGGTACGATTTTGGCAGTCTGTTTCTTAAGAGCAAACACAGATTACTCACCTGTGTGTTTTCTAAAGGTTGAACTGAAACTGGAAGGGATCACTTAAGGGAGGGTAGAGCTTaacaataagtttatttattactCATTCTTCTCTGAAACATGGAGAATAGGCCCCTCACATTTAGAGAGCTGGTTATACAGCTAGAGGATGAGAACAGCGCCCAGATGCAGTCAGGAGCAATAGTCAATTCCAGATCGGGGCTGGGGAAGCTGCTATATCATCAGAGCAgacagcaaaatatttttaaaggctctTGGGGTTAGGTCAGAAGGATTCAGAAGGCTGCTGCTGACTAAAGATGGGGCAATTTGACcttcaaataaatataataactaCTGTGGATTGCGCCTAGTCGCTcagccttgtccgactctttgtgacctcatagactgtagcccgccaggctcctctgtccatgggattccccaggcaagaatactcgagctggttgccatttccttctccaggggatcttcctgacccagggatcgaacctgtgtctcttgcattggcaggcgggttctttatcactgcacccaGTGGATTGGACTGTATCAAGCAAGCTGAAATCCATGAGTTGaaaatgatgctttttaaaagcCCTACTTTGGTCATTTTTGGAGGATGCTTATTATTTTGGAAGGCAGCCATGTTCACCACTATACCGCCAATAATTATTACTTTGAAGAATGcttaataaagaaaagaattatgCCAAAACCGTGGCATAAGGGTAAggtgcttttaaaatatgtaaattccTGAGCCTTAACCCTCACCACACCCTGAGTCCTGCTACTCCTGGGACCTTCTGGGGACTCTGAGGAAGCCCCAAGGTCCGGACGTTGCCCCAGAGATGGTGAGGGAGGCTGCATTGTTAAAAATTTCCCAGGTGAAGCAGTGAAGACTGAGAAGCCCCAGGGCCCATCCTGTTGCTTCCAGGCTCTTTCACTCCAGTTCATGCAGAAGCAGTACTGAGGCTTCCGGGTCCAAATCCTAGCTCTGCTAAAGGGGCAGATTATTTAACCCATTTCTGCATCCATGTGCTGGTTCATCAAacagaggaggtggggaggactCCTCTTTCCTGGTTCCTGTGAGCATTAGATGAGTCTCTCATGCACACGGTGAGTGTTGAGCAACCATTGTTGGCCGTGTTATTGGCTACAAGGACATGGGAGGGAATCTTCCCCGAGAAAAACCCAGGAGAGGGAAAGTCCAAGGCCAGTCTTCCTGAGAGATAGGAGGTTCACTTCTGGAAGAGCCGGGACACCAATCGGCGAGGAGATGAGATAGCAATGAGGGGGCACAGACCCTTCTAAGGAGTTAATGAAAGCTTTGCTAGAAAAATGTACCTGCGCACACGCATGATTTTATCTACAGATGTGGGAACTCACAGTCCCTCCAAGCCCACCTGCAGCCCCCAGGTTGAAGTCCGTTACCATTTCCAGGATAGATAATGGTGCCATCAGCCAGTCTACTATTTTGATGATGTTGATCAAGATATTAAATGCATATACTCTTCGACCCAGTAATTTCAGTTTGGGAGTCTGTCCTACAGACAGCACACATGCACGAAACGGTGAAGGCACAATGTTGTTTGTTGAAGCCTGCTGGTGACAGAAAGATAAAGAAGCATCCCGAATGTTTCGCCCGGTGTGAGCGGGGGTCGTGAGAGCAATTATGTCATACAGTGGAAAACTCGGCAGCcttcaaagagaatgaaaaactgTGTATCAGAATAGAACAGAGCCTAGAATTGTACAAGGCAGAGAGCAGTGTGCCAGGTGTGCTATGACTTACATAGAAGAAGAGAATGTATAAgcttatgtatgtatatatgtgcattggTTTGAATATTTCTGGAATGAGACCCAATAAACCAATCAGGCCCTGACCTCCCGGGAGGAGAATTTCTTGGCTCAGAGACAAGATCTTTTAAATGAATCCAAATCACCAACAAacacattgaaaaagaaagaagaaagacactgggctggatgatggGGGCTCACTTCAAAAGTCGAAAGATTTTGCTGCaaaatgaatggacctagagactggcaaactgagtgaggtaagtcagagagagaaacacgaatatcatatgataccacttatatgtggactcttaaaaaaatggtacaaatgcatttacaaaacagaaatagagtcacagatgtagaaaagaaacttatggttaccaagggagaagggggagagggagaaataAATCGGGAGATTGAGGTTGACGCATACGTACTACCATATATGGACAGCTAACccggaaggctacagtccacagggtcgcaaagagccagacacgactgagcgactgagtacagGGAGCTCGTCTCGACACtgtgtaatgacctatatggaaaataatctgaaaagagtGGATATGCGCTGTGTATAACTGATGCACTtggctgtgcacctgaaactaaggCAACATTGAaagtcagctatacttcaacagggacttttgaaaagattctgaatgGGAGTGACAAGAAGAGAACTGCCTTTCCTTTGGGGAGAGAGGGTCTGTCCTAAGAGGACAGAGCAGGAGGGGAGCCAGGGGGCCTccgaggggctggggcaggggctgggtgcACTGCCCCGGGGATGGGAACTTCACTCGGATCGCCCCGATCACCCGTGATGACAGCTGCCCTCGCAATGACCCCTCCTGAAGAGGGAGCGGCTGTTCTTTTGGCCAGGCTCAGGACTGGGCTCCTGGCCACTCCCCGGAGGCGTGGTCCCGGTGGGGCCAGCTGTGGGGTTGGGAACAGGGGGAGTTGCTGGCCATACGA
Coding sequences:
- the LOC138088989 gene encoding MAL-like protein isoform X2, giving the protein MASRDPPATSHAPPDVPSGVSLFLTIPYAFFLPELISGVWVWILVAATQVASPLLQGWVMYVSLTSFLISLMLLLSYVFGFYKRYESWKILFFAFITTLLYILHAFSIYYH